In Bacillus toyonensis BCT-7112, a single window of DNA contains:
- a CDS encoding multidrug effflux MFS transporter, whose product MEKVNEVNHEIYKPVKMNRLWMILVLGTLTAIGPLSIDMYLPSLPKLTDDLQTGASLAQLTLTACLLGLSVGQLFVGSISDIYGRRKPLIIALIIYVASSLLCAVAPSIWTLVLLRFLQGASGSAGIVISRAMVRDMYSGSEMTKFFSLLMLVNGAAPILAPIIGGQLLQFTTWRGVFIVLGAISVFMLISATFVLRETLPPEERETGGLSGTLATYGKLLKDRLFMGYALSQGLVTAAMFAYISGSPFVLQNIYGASPQQFSLFFAINGIGIIIASQVTGRLAGKVNEKTLFVSGIIIAAVGGLSLLLTIVLGIGLIGVLCSLFLVVSSVGVVSTTGFSLAMRNQKQAAGTASALLGLLQFISGALVAPLVGIGGSNTALPMGIVIALCEIGAVLCYLFMARRSEKHFELQQRQNLEA is encoded by the coding sequence ATGGAAAAAGTGAATGAAGTTAATCACGAAATATATAAACCTGTAAAGATGAACAGGTTATGGATGATTCTTGTATTAGGAACACTTACGGCGATTGGGCCGTTATCTATTGATATGTATTTGCCTTCGTTACCGAAATTAACGGATGATTTACAAACGGGTGCATCCCTTGCGCAGCTTACGTTGACAGCATGTTTACTTGGGCTTTCAGTAGGACAATTATTTGTCGGTTCAATTAGTGATATTTACGGAAGGCGCAAACCTCTTATTATTGCTCTTATTATTTATGTTGCTTCTTCATTACTTTGTGCTGTAGCACCGTCTATTTGGACTTTAGTGCTTTTACGTTTCTTACAAGGCGCTTCGGGCTCTGCTGGTATCGTTATATCCCGTGCAATGGTAAGAGATATGTACTCAGGTTCTGAAATGACGAAGTTTTTCTCACTACTTATGTTAGTAAACGGAGCAGCACCTATTTTGGCCCCGATTATCGGGGGGCAATTATTACAGTTTACAACGTGGCGTGGTGTTTTTATCGTTCTTGGAGCAATTAGTGTATTTATGTTAATCTCGGCTACTTTCGTATTACGTGAAACATTACCTCCTGAAGAAAGAGAGACAGGTGGTTTGTCAGGAACATTGGCGACATACGGAAAGCTTCTGAAAGATCGCTTGTTTATGGGATATGCATTGTCACAAGGATTAGTAACAGCGGCAATGTTTGCCTACATTTCGGGATCACCATTTGTGTTGCAAAATATATACGGGGCATCACCACAGCAGTTTAGTTTATTCTTTGCGATTAACGGTATCGGTATTATTATTGCCAGCCAAGTTACTGGTCGTTTAGCAGGAAAAGTGAATGAGAAAACATTATTTGTTTCCGGTATTATTATCGCCGCTGTTGGTGGCTTATCTCTACTACTTACAATCGTATTAGGAATAGGTCTCATTGGTGTTTTATGCTCGTTATTCCTTGTTGTATCAAGTGTTGGGGTTGTATCGACAACCGGCTTCTCGTTAGCAATGAGAAATCAAAAACAAGCGGCAGGAACAGCATCAGCTTTACTAGGCTTATTACAGTTTATTTCAGGGGCACTTGTTGCACCATTAGTAGGTATTGGTGGAAGTAATACGGCATTGCCGATGGGTATTGTGATAGCTCTTTGTGAAATTGGTGCTGTATTATGTTATCTATTTATGGCCAGAAGAAGTGAAAAGCATTTTGAACTGCAACAAAGACAAAATTTAGAAGCTTAA
- a CDS encoding DUF3951 domain-containing protein gives MDPLLLATIGLPLTIVILVIIGFYKLFIKKKSVTSFYTPFDNITGQTISEFHEEQKVLVYEDEDGDGKKKK, from the coding sequence ATGGATCCCTTACTTCTAGCAACTATAGGACTGCCATTAACAATTGTTATACTTGTTATCATTGGATTTTATAAACTTTTCATTAAAAAGAAAAGCGTTACTTCTTTTTACACACCCTTCGATAATATTACCGGACAAACTATTTCCGAATTTCACGAAGAGCAGAAAGTGTTAGTATACGAAGATGAAGATGGTGATGGTAAGAAGAAAAAATAA
- a CDS encoding ABC transporter permease has translation MYVIKKLSVMVFTLWVITTVTFLIMHIIPGDPFSSDAKIFPEEVIQNMRAKYHLDEPLWNQYVAYLDGVVHFDFGESVQSTGQGVSEIITTGFGPSAIIGLQALVISLLVGIAAGTFAALYHGKVIDYSVSLLAILGISIPSFILAPLFIQVFAIQFELLPVASWGTFEHTVLPSFALALGPIAVITRFVRSNMIEVLQSDYIKLARAKGIPIKKIIIRHALPNAIVPVLTFVGPLMAGLLTGTFVIEKIFSIPGLGKYFVDSIFNRDYPVIMGTTIFYSALLITCIFITDIIHRIVDPRIRSIT, from the coding sequence GTGTATGTAATTAAAAAATTATCGGTTATGGTGTTCACACTATGGGTTATTACGACAGTAACATTTCTAATTATGCATATCATTCCGGGAGATCCATTTTCATCAGATGCAAAAATCTTTCCTGAAGAAGTGATTCAAAACATGAGAGCGAAGTATCACCTTGATGAACCGTTGTGGAATCAATATGTTGCTTATTTAGACGGTGTAGTTCATTTTGATTTTGGTGAATCTGTTCAATCAACCGGGCAAGGTGTATCAGAAATTATAACAACTGGCTTTGGTCCATCAGCAATTATTGGTCTACAAGCACTTGTTATTTCATTGTTAGTCGGAATTGCTGCAGGTACATTTGCTGCTCTATATCATGGGAAAGTAATTGACTATAGTGTGAGTTTGCTCGCAATTCTCGGTATTTCTATTCCAAGTTTTATTTTAGCACCACTATTTATACAAGTATTCGCTATTCAATTTGAGCTTTTACCAGTAGCGTCTTGGGGAACATTCGAACATACCGTATTACCATCTTTCGCATTGGCGTTAGGTCCAATTGCGGTTATTACAAGGTTTGTTCGTTCTAATATGATCGAAGTATTGCAGAGTGATTATATTAAGCTAGCAAGAGCGAAAGGCATACCAATTAAGAAGATTATTATAAGACATGCTCTTCCAAATGCGATTGTTCCAGTACTGACATTTGTTGGACCATTAATGGCTGGACTTTTAACAGGGACTTTCGTTATTGAAAAAATCTTTTCAATTCCTGGCCTAGGAAAATATTTTGTAGATAGTATTTTTAACCGAGACTATCCGGTGATTATGGGAACAACAATTTTCTATAGTGCATTATTAATTACTTGTATTTTCATTACAGATATTATTCACCGCATTGTTGATCCACGTATTCGTTCTATTACATAA
- a CDS encoding ABC transporter permease, which translates to MGAYEINEQLLTKEEKKELTINKNQQTISRKKEVFRKFISNPIAVLGTVTLLLIIVFSLIGESLTPFTASEQVKEATNLPPSSEHWFGTDDLGRDIWARTWAGGKISLTVGLVAAALDIGLGVLIGGFSGYVRGRNCLGTLIDEWIIRGIEVLYGIPYLLIVILLLIVMKPGLFTIIIALALTGWIGMARLIRAQVLSLKQREFVIAAERLGTSHIKIIYGHLIPNLTGIIIVNLSFTIPAAIFSESFLSFIGLGVQSPAASWGTMTNDALGTLLSGEWWQLFFPAIMIALIMFAFNAIGDGLQDAIDPKIVKRNRKEKKHGTALIFRKRNVSR; encoded by the coding sequence ATGGGAGCTTATGAAATTAATGAACAGTTATTAACGAAAGAAGAGAAAAAAGAATTAACGATAAATAAAAATCAGCAAACGATTAGCAGAAAGAAAGAAGTGTTTCGTAAGTTTATATCGAATCCAATCGCAGTTTTAGGAACAGTGACGTTATTGCTAATTATTGTTTTCTCGCTTATTGGCGAAAGTTTAACGCCATTTACTGCGAGTGAACAAGTAAAAGAGGCAACAAATTTACCGCCGAGTAGTGAACATTGGTTTGGAACAGATGATCTAGGGAGAGATATTTGGGCACGTACTTGGGCTGGTGGGAAGATTTCACTAACAGTTGGATTAGTAGCAGCTGCCCTCGATATAGGGCTTGGTGTACTAATTGGTGGATTTAGTGGATATGTGAGAGGGCGTAATTGCCTTGGAACGTTAATTGATGAGTGGATTATAAGAGGAATTGAAGTATTATACGGCATCCCATATTTATTAATTGTTATTTTACTATTAATTGTTATGAAACCAGGTCTTTTCACCATTATTATCGCCCTTGCATTAACGGGATGGATTGGAATGGCTCGTCTCATTCGAGCACAAGTATTGTCTTTAAAACAACGAGAGTTTGTTATTGCAGCAGAGCGATTAGGTACATCACATATAAAAATTATATATGGGCATTTAATTCCGAATTTAACAGGGATTATTATCGTCAATTTATCATTTACAATTCCAGCAGCTATTTTTTCAGAATCATTTTTAAGCTTTATAGGACTTGGGGTACAATCACCAGCGGCAAGTTGGGGGACGATGACGAATGATGCACTCGGGACATTATTGAGCGGAGAATGGTGGCAGCTATTTTTCCCGGCAATCATGATTGCACTCATTATGTTCGCATTTAATGCAATTGGTGATGGTTTGCAAGATGCAATTGATCCAAAAATCGTAAAACGGAATCGAAAGGAGAAAAAACATGGGACAGCTCTTATCTTTAGAAAACGTAACGTTAGCCGTTGA
- a CDS encoding ABC transporter ATP-binding protein: MGQLLSLENVTLAVEKENSKQAIVKHVSFSINEGEIVALVGESGSGKSVTAQSIIGLNQESIHIDDGNVSFQSKELTNLQELEWNQIRGKDISFIFQDPLSSLNPTMKVGKQITEVILQHGKKSKREAKGIAINLLNDLGIHEAEKRFEQYPHQLSGGMRQRICLAIAFACHPKLVIADEPTTALDVTIQKQIMGLLKERKEKQNTSILLITHDLALVREVADRVVVMYGGRVVEKGTIQEVIGSPKHPYTKSLLQAIPNMDDSEKVLRAIEGTTPSIETLNSFGCPFVNRCPVAIKECIHRFPERTTYSKAHSSHCWQHVLEHNKAKSKEKVNAS, translated from the coding sequence ATGGGACAGCTCTTATCTTTAGAAAACGTAACGTTAGCCGTTGAAAAAGAGAATAGTAAGCAAGCAATTGTGAAACATGTTTCCTTTTCTATTAACGAAGGTGAAATAGTTGCACTTGTAGGAGAAAGTGGTTCAGGAAAAAGTGTTACAGCACAATCCATTATCGGCTTGAATCAAGAATCAATTCATATCGATGATGGAAATGTATCTTTCCAATCAAAGGAATTAACGAATTTACAAGAATTAGAATGGAATCAAATTCGCGGAAAAGATATTTCCTTTATATTTCAAGATCCGCTTTCATCTTTAAACCCAACGATGAAGGTAGGCAAACAAATTACAGAAGTAATTTTGCAACATGGGAAAAAATCGAAAAGAGAAGCAAAGGGAATTGCGATTAACTTGCTAAATGATTTAGGGATACATGAAGCAGAGAAACGCTTTGAGCAATACCCACATCAATTAAGTGGGGGGATGAGGCAACGTATTTGCTTAGCAATTGCATTCGCTTGTCATCCAAAGCTTGTAATTGCAGACGAGCCGACAACAGCGTTAGATGTAACGATTCAGAAACAAATTATGGGGCTATTAAAAGAAAGGAAAGAAAAACAAAATACGAGTATTTTATTAATTACACATGATTTGGCACTTGTGCGTGAAGTAGCTGATCGAGTAGTTGTTATGTACGGGGGACGTGTCGTTGAAAAAGGAACGATACAGGAGGTAATAGGTTCTCCTAAACATCCATATACGAAAAGCTTATTACAAGCAATTCCGAATATGGATGATTCCGAAAAGGTATTACGTGCTATAGAAGGAACGACACCTTCCATTGAAACATTAAATAGCTTTGGTTGTCCTTTTGTAAATCGTTGCCCAGTAGCGATAAAAGAATGTATTCATCGTTTCCCAGAGAGAACAACATATTCTAAGGCGCATAGTTCACATTGTTGGCAGCATGTTCTAGAGCATAATAAAGCGAAATCAAAAGAGAAGGTGAATGCCTCATGA
- a CDS encoding ABC transporter ATP-binding protein: MTTDLITVKQVTKIYGSKSKEITALKDISLSIPKGTTLGIIGESGSGKTTLGKLIAGIESPTSGEINYNGQVVHTLKSAHKRDFLQKVQFIFQDSTAALNPRWKVRDSVTEGYISFGLGDKGLKDKVAGDALERVGLDRRYIDRYPHEFSGGQRQRIAIARALLCEPEALILDEPISALDVSLQIQIVHLLQKIQKEQGYTYLFIAHDLPMVHYLCEKVAVLYKGELVEFGNTDEVFRNPQHSYTKTLLASTPKISG, translated from the coding sequence ATGACGACAGATTTAATTACTGTAAAGCAAGTAACGAAAATATATGGAAGTAAAAGTAAAGAAATCACAGCGTTAAAAGACATATCACTTTCTATCCCGAAAGGAACAACACTTGGCATTATTGGTGAAAGTGGTTCAGGAAAAACAACACTTGGAAAGCTCATAGCGGGGATTGAGAGTCCAACGTCTGGTGAAATTAATTATAACGGTCAAGTTGTTCACACGCTGAAGTCAGCTCATAAGCGAGATTTTTTACAGAAAGTACAGTTCATTTTTCAAGATTCTACAGCTGCATTAAATCCGCGCTGGAAAGTACGCGATAGCGTAACGGAAGGTTATATTTCATTCGGTTTAGGTGATAAAGGGCTGAAGGATAAAGTAGCAGGTGATGCGCTAGAGCGTGTTGGATTAGATAGAAGATATATTGATCGATATCCGCATGAATTTAGCGGAGGACAACGTCAACGTATCGCTATTGCAAGAGCGTTATTGTGTGAGCCAGAAGCATTGATTCTTGATGAACCAATTTCAGCATTAGACGTTTCATTGCAAATTCAAATTGTACATCTGCTGCAAAAAATCCAAAAAGAACAAGGTTATACATATTTATTCATCGCTCATGATTTACCGATGGTTCACTATTTATGTGAAAAAGTAGCTGTCTTATACAAAGGAGAACTTGTTGAATTTGGAAATACGGACGAAGTATTCCGTAATCCACAACATTCTTATACAAAAACATTATTAGCATCAACACCAAAAATTTCAGGTTAA
- a CDS encoding peptide ABC transporter substrate-binding protein, whose product MKKFLLFVIMTVLAITSVACGKKETQKASAGKGEGDRLVTNIGSDPYTLDSAIATDSTSGYVIGHLFSSLYTQDSDGKYQNELAEKEDVNADGTEYTIHLKKDIKWSDGSPITANDFEFAWKRLLNPKTGSMNATEMYFIKGAEAYNTGKGEEGQVGIQVVDPQTLKVTLEHPVASIKQKLASSLFIPLSKKSIDDNNKLKTDPKELITNGPFTLKEWKHNQAITVQKNKEFYDKKVTLKEIEFRIITDSKTAYQLFKSKELDLLSGLPQEMIEKEKGNKEYKRVAGFSSYIYSFNVEKEPFTNAKVRKAFSLAVDRKFIVEKLYKNNAQEAYAFVPEGAKTQSGRDFRKEKGDYVKFDPAEAKKLLEEGMKEQGWSTLPEVTLKFTTDTQHKKVAEAMQEMFKKNLGVDIKLENKEWKSYIDTYKQSDFQLAYMGWGGSLLDPITKLDLYAGDGPNNYAKWHNKEFDALIKEAKVEQNEDKRFELLHKAEDIMFTDSPLIPIIFPSSSYLQKPSVSGVQFIIGSSPELRYAKIKK is encoded by the coding sequence ATGAAGAAGTTTTTACTGTTTGTCATTATGACTGTTTTAGCAATTACTTCTGTTGCTTGCGGTAAGAAAGAAACGCAAAAGGCGAGTGCTGGTAAGGGAGAAGGAGATCGATTAGTAACGAATATTGGTAGCGATCCATATACACTTGATTCCGCTATTGCGACAGATAGTACTTCAGGTTATGTAATTGGACATTTATTCTCAAGCTTATATACACAAGATAGTGATGGGAAATATCAAAATGAATTAGCGGAGAAAGAAGACGTAAATGCTGATGGAACTGAGTATACAATTCATTTAAAGAAAGATATTAAATGGTCAGATGGTTCTCCTATTACAGCAAATGATTTTGAATTTGCATGGAAGCGATTATTAAATCCGAAAACGGGTTCTATGAATGCGACAGAAATGTATTTTATTAAAGGGGCAGAGGCATACAATACTGGAAAAGGTGAAGAGGGACAAGTTGGTATTCAAGTCGTTGATCCTCAAACATTAAAGGTAACTCTTGAACATCCAGTTGCTTCTATTAAACAAAAATTAGCAAGCTCACTATTTATTCCATTATCTAAAAAGTCAATTGATGATAATAATAAATTAAAAACAGATCCAAAAGAGTTAATTACGAATGGGCCATTCACGTTAAAAGAGTGGAAGCATAACCAGGCAATTACAGTACAAAAAAATAAAGAATTCTACGATAAAAAGGTAACTCTAAAAGAAATTGAGTTTCGTATTATTACAGACTCTAAAACAGCGTATCAATTATTTAAATCAAAAGAATTAGATTTACTAAGTGGTTTACCACAAGAGATGATTGAAAAAGAAAAAGGAAATAAAGAATATAAGCGTGTTGCAGGATTCTCATCTTATATTTACTCGTTTAACGTAGAAAAAGAGCCGTTTACAAATGCGAAGGTACGTAAAGCATTTTCATTAGCGGTTGATCGCAAATTTATCGTTGAAAAATTGTATAAAAATAATGCGCAAGAAGCATATGCATTCGTTCCAGAAGGAGCAAAAACACAAAGTGGCCGTGATTTCCGTAAAGAAAAAGGTGATTACGTTAAATTTGATCCAGCAGAAGCGAAAAAATTATTAGAAGAAGGTATGAAAGAACAAGGATGGTCTACATTACCTGAAGTAACATTAAAATTCACTACAGATACACAACATAAAAAAGTAGCAGAAGCAATGCAAGAAATGTTTAAGAAAAATCTTGGAGTAGATATTAAATTAGAAAATAAAGAGTGGAAGAGTTACATCGACACATACAAGCAAAGTGATTTCCAATTAGCTTATATGGGATGGGGCGGCTCTTTATTAGATCCAATTACTAAACTAGATTTATATGCAGGTGATGGTCCGAATAACTATGCAAAATGGCATAATAAAGAATTTGACGCTTTAATAAAAGAAGCAAAAGTTGAACAAAACGAGGATAAGCGTTTTGAATTATTGCATAAAGCGGAAGATATTATGTTTACAGATTCACCATTAATCCCAATTATTTTCCCAAGTTCCTCATATTTACAAAAACCATCAGTATCCGGTGTCCAATTCATTATCGGTTCTAGTCCAGAACTAAGGTACGCAAAAATTAAAAAATAA
- a CDS encoding YusW family protein, with protein sequence MRILLSVLLALMLVPALTGCKAPAKEDTTSNKKTTEEAKNEAPADLKLNFNEFDLKADYQDTKKDYEADYKNVAADKKMEAKIEDHKADVKLTGDEAITKLSPLLQELKFDKDTADQEVIDQVVNVFKLDKDYQKFDLEVVFSDGTKKEYKREIK encoded by the coding sequence ATGAGAATTCTACTATCAGTTTTATTAGCTCTTATGCTAGTACCTGCATTAACAGGATGTAAAGCTCCTGCAAAAGAAGACACAACTTCTAATAAAAAGACGACTGAAGAAGCAAAAAATGAGGCTCCTGCAGATTTAAAACTAAACTTCAATGAATTCGATTTAAAGGCAGACTACCAAGATACAAAGAAAGACTACGAAGCAGACTATAAAAATGTAGCAGCTGATAAGAAAATGGAAGCAAAAATTGAAGATCATAAAGCAGATGTAAAATTAACAGGAGACGAGGCTATCACAAAATTAAGCCCACTTCTACAAGAATTAAAATTTGATAAAGATACTGCTGACCAAGAAGTAATCGATCAAGTAGTGAACGTGTTCAAACTTGATAAAGACTATCAAAAATTCGATTTAGAAGTTGTCTTCTCTGATGGAACGAAAAAAGAATATAAAAGAGAAATAAAATAA
- a CDS encoding helix-turn-helix transcriptional regulator, with translation MHEEYKEIIKKSIEYIENHLHEELTTERVASHSAVSMYHFHRIFQRYVGMSVTDYVRKRRLTHAAQDLVSTERAVINIAVQYGFSSQEAFTRAFKRMFQLPPKKYRKYFQSFYIEREGISMEKGIPKGWVLSGSHPAEYEMGLDYEIAHQGKVSAYIKAKENVTHGGFSTLMQMFRADNYVGKRLRLTAFIKSENVKDWAGLWMRVDGKNTEPIAMDNMQNRPIKNTNNWQSYSVVLDIKEEALGIAFGVLLSGEGCVWLDSIRFDEVDGKIPVTDLAESFYETLLEEPMNLQFEEMEKE, from the coding sequence ATGCATGAAGAATATAAAGAGATAATAAAAAAATCAATTGAATATATAGAGAATCACTTACATGAGGAGCTTACAACAGAAAGAGTGGCATCTCACAGTGCAGTATCGATGTACCATTTTCATCGCATCTTTCAAAGATATGTTGGGATGAGTGTAACGGATTATGTTCGTAAGAGAAGATTAACTCATGCTGCACAAGATTTGGTATCGACTGAAAGAGCAGTCATTAATATTGCAGTGCAATACGGTTTTTCCTCACAAGAGGCATTTACTAGAGCTTTTAAAAGAATGTTTCAATTACCACCAAAAAAATATCGAAAGTATTTCCAGTCATTTTATATAGAAAGAGAGGGGATTTCAATGGAAAAAGGTATACCGAAAGGATGGGTATTAAGTGGAAGTCATCCCGCTGAATATGAGATGGGTTTAGATTACGAAATTGCCCATCAAGGAAAAGTATCTGCATATATAAAAGCAAAAGAGAACGTTACGCACGGAGGATTTTCAACATTAATGCAAATGTTTCGAGCGGATAACTATGTAGGTAAGAGATTACGTTTAACAGCATTTATTAAGAGTGAGAATGTAAAAGATTGGGCAGGATTGTGGATGCGAGTAGATGGAAAAAATACGGAGCCGATTGCTATGGATAACATGCAAAATCGTCCAATTAAAAATACGAATAACTGGCAATCGTACTCGGTTGTACTAGATATAAAAGAAGAAGCACTTGGTATTGCATTTGGTGTTTTATTATCAGGAGAAGGTTGTGTCTGGTTAGATAGTATTCGATTTGATGAGGTGGATGGAAAAATTCCTGTAACGGATTTGGCAGAAAGTTTTTATGAAACTCTCCTAGAAGAGCCAATGAACCTGCAATTTGAAGAAATGGAAAAAGAATGA
- a CDS encoding peptide ABC transporter substrate-binding protein: MKKKVVPVVASVLGASLLLTACGGNKNNASGAKANDKAPDKQAINLSFASEIPTMDVAKATDGESMNVMRNVFEGLYAMGEDNKPIPGVAESVDVSPDKTKYTFHLRDSKWSNGTPVTAKDFAFAWQRAVNPETAAEYAFLFFDIKNAKQINQKQLPLDQLGVKALDDKTLEVQLDRPVPYFLSLTTFATFLPINEDYLKSQGDKYGLETNHLIYNGAFTLDNWKHEQGFQLKKNPNYWDAKTVKLEEVNFNVVKDKSTEVNLYDSGQIDRVALTAEFVDKYKGDPNFKKRAEVGIQFLRLNQKNEVLKNQHARLAINGAMNKKAYVETILNNGAVPAEGMVPAKFAKSPEGTDFRKENGNLVKDDVKSAKENWKKAKQELSTDKVTLELLTSDNALAKKTGEYLKGELEKNLDGLTVNLKPQPRKQQLKLLLSGDYEIGIDGWGPDFADPITFLDLFTTDSAYNFDKYSNKEYDELIHKVKTDLAGDEKARWEAMKQAEKILLQDGAVAPLYQQGRSYLQRSFIKGLVTTDFGGEFNYKWAEVAK, from the coding sequence ATGAAGAAAAAAGTTGTACCTGTTGTTGCATCTGTTTTAGGGGCAAGTCTACTACTAACTGCTTGTGGGGGAAATAAAAATAATGCAAGCGGAGCAAAAGCAAACGATAAAGCACCTGATAAACAAGCAATTAACTTATCATTTGCTTCAGAAATTCCAACAATGGATGTTGCGAAAGCAACGGATGGGGAATCCATGAACGTAATGCGAAATGTTTTTGAAGGTTTATATGCAATGGGCGAAGATAATAAACCAATTCCTGGTGTCGCTGAGTCGGTTGACGTTAGTCCTGATAAAACAAAATATACATTCCATCTTCGTGATTCGAAATGGTCAAACGGTACTCCTGTTACAGCAAAAGACTTCGCCTTCGCTTGGCAACGTGCTGTAAATCCTGAAACAGCTGCCGAATACGCATTCTTATTCTTCGATATAAAGAATGCAAAACAAATAAATCAAAAACAATTACCACTTGATCAATTAGGTGTCAAAGCCCTTGATGACAAAACTTTAGAAGTACAACTAGACCGTCCTGTTCCCTACTTCTTAAGCTTAACGACATTTGCAACATTCTTACCAATTAATGAAGATTACTTAAAATCGCAAGGTGATAAATACGGTTTAGAAACAAATCATTTAATCTACAACGGTGCTTTCACATTAGATAACTGGAAGCACGAACAAGGCTTCCAATTAAAGAAGAATCCTAACTATTGGGATGCTAAAACAGTAAAATTAGAAGAAGTCAACTTCAATGTCGTTAAAGATAAGTCTACAGAAGTTAACTTATATGATTCAGGACAAATTGACCGTGTTGCTTTAACTGCGGAGTTTGTTGATAAATATAAGGGCGATCCAAACTTCAAAAAACGTGCTGAAGTCGGCATTCAATTTTTACGACTCAATCAAAAAAATGAAGTATTAAAAAATCAACATGCACGCCTTGCTATTAACGGCGCAATGAATAAAAAAGCATACGTAGAAACAATTTTAAATAACGGTGCTGTTCCAGCTGAAGGAATGGTTCCTGCGAAATTTGCAAAGAGCCCAGAGGGCACTGACTTCCGCAAAGAAAACGGAAACCTAGTCAAAGATGATGTGAAATCAGCGAAAGAAAACTGGAAAAAAGCGAAGCAAGAACTTAGTACTGACAAAGTAACACTTGAACTATTAACAAGTGATAATGCTTTAGCTAAAAAGACTGGCGAATATTTAAAAGGTGAACTGGAAAAGAATCTAGATGGATTAACAGTGAATTTAAAGCCACAACCACGTAAACAACAGTTGAAATTACTATTAAGTGGTGATTATGAAATCGGAATTGATGGCTGGGGTCCTGACTTCGCTGATCCTATTACATTCTTAGATTTATTCACAACAGATAGTGCTTATAACTTTGATAAATACTCTAACAAAGAGTACGACGAGCTAATTCATAAAGTGAAAACAGATTTAGCTGGCGATGAAAAAGCACGCTGGGAAGCAATGAAACAAGCTGAAAAAATCTTATTACAAGATGGCGCTGTCGCTCCTTTGTACCAACAAGGTCGCTCTTACTTACAACGCTCTTTCATTAAAGGACTTGTAACAACTGACTTCGGCGGTGAATTTAACTACAAGTGGGCAGAAGTTGCAAAATAA